In Solenopsis invicta isolate M01_SB chromosome 13, UNIL_Sinv_3.0, whole genome shotgun sequence, one DNA window encodes the following:
- the LOC120359387 gene encoding uncharacterized protein LOC120359387, which produces MEAEELCALSCLSYMLYRRRRYRLLKKHKRRWWCRPINTLRFYQGDFDHLFQKLKQDSDMFFKYTRMNEDTFNLLLSKIVSYLKKCNWRALSPEQRLIITLRFLATGDQMTSIALAYRIGLSTAHSIVKETCEIISNVLSTEYLNPPTLNEWKNISKGFWQRWNFPNTIGAMDGKHIQIQAPPKSGSLYFNYKKTFSLVLMAICDRINIVSSTIFIFLFLYQKYKNIHIYVLNYIYN; this is translated from the exons atggaAGCTGAAGAATTATGTGCTTTGTCATGTTTGAGTTATATGTTATACAGACGTCGTCGATATcgtctattaaaaaaacataagagAAGATGGTGGTGTCGTCCAATTAATACATTAAGATTTTATCAAGGAGATTTTGACCACctctttcaaaaattgaaacaagattcagatatgttttttaaatatacacgaATGAATGaagatacttttaatttattattaagcaaGATcgtatcatatttaaaaaaatgtaattggcGAGCCTTGTCTCCAGAGCAGCGTTTGATTATTACACTCag gTTTCTTGCAACAGGTGACCAAATGACATCAATAGCATTAGCATATCGCATTGGATTATCAACTGCTCATTCCATAGTTAAGGAAACATGCGAAATAATTTCAAACGTACTTAGTACTGAATATCTTAATCCACCAACATTGAATGAGTGGAAAAATATAAGCAAGGGCTTTTGGCAACGGTGGAATTTTCCAAACACAATTGGTGCAATGGATGGAAAGCACATCCAGATACAAGCACCACCAAAATCTGGGagcttatattttaattataagaagaCTTTTAGCTTAGTACTCATGGCTATATGTGATCGAATAAATATTGTATCcagtactatttttatttttttatttctgtatcaaaagtacaaaaatatacatatctatgtgctgaattacatatataattaa
- the LOC105206905 gene encoding uncharacterized protein LOC105206905: MDCELSSDKENINEQDCTYEYCEEDADVVLIDLVKNFLFLYDKSATDFQNAKKKERIWMEISEYLKLPITDCQNRWQRLREKFSREKKRRELETRSGSGASTRPTFLLYNNMKFLDSFVKSRKTYTNITPRGTHFICNIPKTKSILQKCKPVETINSMSAPSEVLKSSSPLSILSSSSSVSSSPSLSSTSSLSPSINENLSLMQSRIKSTPENQEISSPVQPCIKSTPENKAILPSMQPCIKFMPGNKKNKAKCTIIQEADEVDKSFMNYYHLLCLNISQVNKKWMKMMFLVAQLHFNYVK, from the exons ATGGATTGTGAATTATCCAGTGACAAAGAAAACATAAATGAGCAGGATTGTACATACGAATATTGTGAAGAAGATGCTGATGTTGTTCTAATAGATCTCGTTAAaaactttctctttctttatgataaaagtgCAACAGATTTTCAAAACGCAAAGAAGAAGGAACGTATATGGATGgaaatttctgaatatttaaagttaccaa TTACGGATTGTCAAAATAGATGGCAAAgacttagagaaaaattttctcgcgaaaagaaaagaagagaactAGAAACCCGAAGTGGCAGTGGAGCATCTACAAGACCTACGTTCTTATTATATAACAACatgaaatttttagattcttttgTTAAAAGCAGGAA aacttaTACAAACATTACACCACGAGgaacacattttatttgtaatataccCAAAACcaaaagtattttacaaaagtGTAAGCCAGTTGAAACTATTAATAG CATGTCTGCTCCATCTGAGGTATTAAAATCTTCATCACCATTATCAATACTGTCGTCTTCATCATCTGTATCTTCATCTCCATCCCTATCTTCAACCTCATCTTTATCGCCaagtattaatgaaaatttgtcATTAATGCAATCACGCATAAAATCTACGCcagaaaatcaagaaatttcgTCACCAGTACAACCATGCATAAAATCTACGCcagaaaataaagcaattttgcCATCAATGCAACCATGCATAAAATTTATgccaggaaataaaaaaaacaaagcaaaatgtacaattattcaAGAAGCGGACGAAGTTGACAAATCGTTTATGAATTATTATCATCTGTTATGTCTCAACATTTCTCAGGTAAACAAAAAATGGATGAAGATGATGTTTTTGGTAGCACAATTGCATTTCAATTACGTAAAATAG